In Stenotrophomonas sp. 169, one DNA window encodes the following:
- the cmk gene encoding (d)CMP kinase yields MSALVPVLTIDGPSGAGKGTISRIVARRLGWHYLDSGALYRAVGVAASWADIDTSDASALVRCTFDTKVQFVEQGETMRVLVNGTDATDELRLETTGALASAIAAIPEVRGALKERQRAFRSAPGLVADGRDMGTVIFADASYKVFLTASAQERAERRHKQLNDKGVSVSFDDLLREIMARDARDAQRTVAPLKPADDAVLIDTTGIGIDDVVARVMDLLPVSAA; encoded by the coding sequence ATGTCTGCACTCGTTCCCGTCCTCACCATCGACGGCCCTTCCGGGGCTGGCAAGGGTACCATCAGCCGCATCGTGGCCCGCCGCCTGGGCTGGCACTACCTCGATTCCGGCGCGCTGTACCGGGCCGTGGGCGTGGCCGCCAGCTGGGCGGACATCGACACCTCGGACGCGTCGGCGCTGGTGCGCTGCACCTTCGACACCAAGGTGCAGTTCGTGGAGCAGGGCGAGACGATGCGGGTGCTGGTCAACGGCACCGACGCCACCGACGAGCTGCGGCTGGAAACCACCGGTGCGCTGGCCTCGGCCATTGCCGCCATCCCGGAGGTGCGTGGCGCACTCAAGGAGCGGCAGCGCGCATTCAGGTCTGCCCCCGGCCTGGTGGCCGATGGCCGTGACATGGGTACGGTCATCTTCGCGGACGCCTCCTATAAGGTGTTTCTGACCGCAAGTGCCCAGGAGCGCGCCGAGCGTCGGCATAAGCAGTTGAATGACAAGGGGGTTTCTGTTAGCTTTGATGACCTCCTGCGCGAGATCATGGCCCGCGACGCCCGTGATGCACAGCGCACTGTGGCGCCCCTGAAGCCGGCAGACGATGCCGTCCTCATCGATACCACTGGTATCGGCATCGATGATGTCGTTGCACGAGTGATGGATCTGCTTCCGGTTTCGGCTGCCTGA
- the ykgO gene encoding type B 50S ribosomal protein L36: MKVLSSLKSAKARHRDCKVVRRRGKIFVICKSNPRFKARQR, translated from the coding sequence ATGAAAGTCCTGTCCTCCCTGAAGTCAGCGAAGGCCCGTCACCGTGACTGCAAGGTCGTGCGTCGTCGTGGCAAGATCTTCGTGATCTGCAAGTCGAACCCGCGTTTCAAGGCGCGCCAGCGCTGA
- a CDS encoding agmatine deiminase family protein, giving the protein MNETLRFPAEWEAQSGVLIAWPTADTDWAERLGQVEETYIALVAAITRFQPVLICVADDDVETYAEMRLRSNRIDMDRVHFVTAQYDDTWLRDSGPITLQRKDGGFQLLDFRFTGWGGKFDASLDDQLVGVLAGAGVFTDAPVRSIPFALEGGGIETDGQGTLLTTWKCLHERHPDRDRASLSTDMADWLQQDRVLWLDHGYLEGDDTDAHIDTLARFASADSIVYQACDDAGDSHHAELQAMGAELAALRTVDGAPYRLFPLPWPQPVLDDGRRLAASYANFLIINGAVLMPAYGDVADDAARDVLAAAFPDREIVQVPCRSLIWQNGSLHCITMQLPAGLLANG; this is encoded by the coding sequence ATGAACGAGACCCTACGTTTTCCTGCCGAGTGGGAAGCCCAGAGCGGCGTCCTGATTGCCTGGCCGACGGCCGACACCGACTGGGCCGAGCGCCTGGGCCAGGTGGAAGAGACCTACATCGCCCTGGTGGCCGCGATCACCCGCTTCCAGCCGGTGCTGATCTGCGTGGCCGACGACGACGTGGAGACCTACGCCGAAATGCGCCTGCGCTCCAACCGCATCGACATGGACCGCGTGCACTTCGTCACCGCGCAGTACGACGACACGTGGCTGCGCGACTCCGGTCCGATCACCCTGCAGCGCAAGGACGGCGGCTTCCAGCTGCTGGACTTCCGCTTCACCGGTTGGGGCGGCAAGTTCGATGCCAGCCTGGATGACCAACTGGTCGGCGTGTTGGCCGGCGCGGGCGTGTTCACCGATGCACCGGTTCGCAGCATTCCCTTCGCCCTGGAAGGCGGCGGCATTGAAACCGATGGCCAGGGCACGTTGCTGACCACGTGGAAGTGCCTGCATGAGCGCCACCCGGACCGTGATCGCGCCAGCCTGTCGACCGACATGGCCGACTGGCTGCAGCAGGACCGGGTGCTGTGGCTGGATCACGGCTATCTGGAAGGCGACGACACCGACGCGCATATCGACACGCTGGCACGTTTCGCGTCCGCGGACAGCATCGTCTACCAGGCCTGTGATGACGCCGGCGACTCACACCATGCCGAGCTGCAGGCGATGGGCGCCGAGCTGGCCGCACTGCGCACCGTCGATGGCGCGCCGTACCGTCTGTTCCCGCTGCCGTGGCCGCAGCCGGTATTGGACGATGGCCGCCGTCTGGCTGCGTCGTATGCGAACTTCCTGATCATCAACGGGGCGGTGCTGATGCCGGCCTACGGTGATGTCGCCGATGACGCCGCACGGGATGTGCTGGCGGCGGCGTTCCCGGATAGGGAGATCGTGCAGGTGCCCTGCCGGTCGCTGATCTGGCAGAACGGGAGCCTGCATTGCATCACGATGCAGTTGCCGGCGGGGTTGCTGGCAAACGGCTGA
- a CDS encoding carbon-nitrogen hydrolase — translation MSPRQPLTVALIQERNHGDAAANLAVIESRVAEAAANGAKLVLLQELHNGAYFCQHENVDEFDLAEPIPGPSTERLGKLAKQHGVVLVASLFERRAAGLYHNTAVVFEKDGSLLGKYRKMHIPDDPGFYEKFYFTPGDLGFTPIDTSVGRLGVLVCWDQWYPEAARLMALAGAELLLYPTAIGWDPDDQQDEKDRQRDAWVLSHRGHAVANGVPVLSCNRVGHEPSPMGASGIQFWGNSHVLGPQGEFIAEAGGEETVLICEVDLQRSEHVRRIWPFLRDRRIDAYGDLLKRYID, via the coding sequence ATGAGTCCCCGCCAGCCCCTTACCGTCGCTCTGATCCAGGAGCGCAACCACGGTGATGCCGCCGCCAATCTCGCCGTGATCGAATCCCGTGTCGCTGAAGCCGCAGCCAACGGCGCCAAGCTGGTGCTGCTGCAGGAGCTGCACAATGGCGCGTACTTCTGCCAGCACGAAAATGTGGACGAATTCGACCTGGCCGAGCCGATTCCGGGCCCCAGCACCGAGCGCTTGGGCAAGCTGGCCAAGCAGCACGGTGTGGTCCTGGTCGCCTCACTGTTCGAGCGCCGTGCCGCGGGCCTCTACCACAACACCGCAGTGGTGTTCGAAAAGGACGGCAGCCTGCTGGGCAAATACCGCAAGATGCACATTCCGGACGATCCGGGCTTCTACGAAAAGTTCTACTTCACCCCGGGCGATCTCGGCTTCACGCCGATCGACACCTCGGTCGGCCGCCTTGGCGTGCTGGTGTGCTGGGACCAGTGGTATCCGGAAGCGGCCCGCCTGATGGCGCTGGCCGGCGCCGAGCTGCTGCTCTATCCCACCGCCATCGGCTGGGACCCGGATGACCAGCAGGATGAAAAGGATCGCCAGCGCGATGCGTGGGTGCTCAGTCACCGCGGCCATGCCGTGGCCAATGGCGTGCCGGTGCTCAGCTGCAACCGCGTCGGCCACGAACCGTCGCCAATGGGCGCATCGGGCATCCAGTTCTGGGGCAACAGCCACGTGCTGGGGCCGCAGGGTGAGTTCATCGCCGAAGCCGGTGGTGAGGAAACGGTGCTGATCTGCGAGGTCGACCTGCAGCGCAGCGAGCACGTGCGCCGCATCTGGCCGTTCCTGCGCGATCGCCGCATCGACGCGTACGGCGACCTGCTAAAGCGCTACATCGACTGA
- a CDS encoding GNAT family N-acetyltransferase: protein MAVLIRDVREADIAAITAIYAVEVTDFVNTYEYDIPDAAEMQRRMQDIVARGFPYIVAEVDGDVAGYAYANTYRTRVAYQWTVENSVYVDARFQGQRVGTTLLQALIDACTARGYRQMVAVIGEPTNTASIKLHERFGFHLVGVFQGLGRKHGRWLDTVQMQRALGDGTDSAPTNE, encoded by the coding sequence ATGGCCGTGCTTATCCGTGATGTCCGCGAGGCTGACATCGCTGCGATCACCGCGATCTACGCGGTGGAAGTGACCGATTTCGTCAACACCTACGAGTACGACATCCCCGACGCCGCTGAAATGCAGCGTCGGATGCAGGACATCGTGGCCCGCGGCTTCCCCTACATCGTCGCCGAGGTTGACGGCGACGTCGCCGGCTACGCCTACGCCAATACCTACCGCACCCGAGTGGCCTATCAGTGGACCGTGGAAAACTCGGTCTATGTGGATGCGCGCTTCCAGGGCCAGCGCGTAGGGACCACGCTGCTGCAGGCGTTGATCGATGCCTGCACCGCACGCGGTTATCGGCAGATGGTGGCCGTGATCGGCGAACCCACCAACACCGCCTCCATCAAGTTGCACGAGCGCTTCGGTTTCCATCTGGTCGGTGTCTTCCAGGGGCTGGGGCGCAAGCACGGCCGCTGGCTCGACACGGTGCAGATGCAGCGCGCGCTCGGCGACGGTACTGACAGCGCACCCACCAATGAGTAA
- a CDS encoding TraB/GumN family protein: protein MTDSLPRSSDVADGEELFAGQPVRIVVRDGVRYTLLGTAHVSHTSVEAVEKAIYSGRFDAVAVELDPQRLQALTEPDTLAKLDLVEVIRKGRVALFAANLALSAYQRRLAEQLGIEPGAELKRAVLLARERGLPVHLIDREVGLTFKRASAQLGFFGKIKLMTGLAAGLFSSDEVGSDEIEKLKQGDMLESSFGEFAKESPALYDTIIGERDRYMATRLREERALQGVEPAQREVLAVVGAGHLAGLATYLETDNEPPVPLRAQLESVAKKRNIPWFTLAILAIVATGIGVGFYRGGMGVGTELLATWAMYTGGLAGLGCLLAGSHPLSILTAIVVAPFKPFRLSIPTGAFAALVETRLRKPAYEDFLKLRDDAQTLKGWYRNRVTRVVLTFMLTNLGSMLGLWLTGFQVWGKVAAQ, encoded by the coding sequence ATGACTGACTCCCTGCCCCGCTCCAGCGATGTTGCTGATGGCGAAGAACTGTTTGCCGGCCAGCCCGTGCGCATCGTCGTACGCGACGGTGTGCGTTACACGCTGCTGGGCACTGCGCACGTATCGCACACCAGCGTGGAAGCGGTGGAAAAAGCCATCTACAGCGGGCGCTTCGACGCCGTCGCGGTAGAACTGGATCCGCAGCGCCTGCAGGCACTGACCGAGCCGGATACGCTGGCCAAGCTGGATCTGGTGGAGGTGATCCGCAAGGGCCGCGTGGCCCTGTTCGCCGCCAACCTCGCGCTGTCGGCGTATCAGCGCCGCCTGGCCGAGCAGCTCGGCATCGAACCGGGCGCGGAGTTGAAGCGCGCGGTACTGCTGGCGCGTGAGCGCGGGCTGCCCGTGCACCTGATCGACCGCGAGGTCGGCCTGACCTTCAAGCGCGCGTCGGCGCAGTTGGGCTTTTTCGGCAAGATCAAGCTGATGACCGGCCTGGCGGCCGGCCTGTTCTCGTCCGACGAAGTGGGCAGTGATGAGATCGAGAAGCTGAAGCAGGGCGACATGCTCGAATCCAGCTTTGGCGAGTTCGCCAAGGAAAGCCCCGCGCTGTACGACACGATCATCGGCGAGCGCGACCGCTACATGGCAACCCGCCTGCGCGAAGAACGTGCCCTGCAGGGTGTCGAGCCGGCGCAGCGCGAAGTACTGGCGGTGGTCGGTGCCGGCCATCTAGCCGGTCTGGCCACCTATCTGGAAACCGACAATGAGCCGCCGGTGCCGCTGCGTGCGCAACTGGAATCCGTGGCGAAGAAGCGCAACATTCCGTGGTTCACCCTGGCCATCCTGGCCATCGTGGCAACCGGCATCGGCGTGGGCTTCTACCGCGGCGGGATGGGCGTGGGCACCGAACTGCTGGCGACCTGGGCGATGTACACCGGCGGCCTGGCGGGCCTGGGCTGCCTGTTGGCAGGCAGCCACCCGTTGAGCATTCTCACCGCGATCGTGGTGGCCCCGTTCAAGCCGTTCCGCCTGAGCATTCCCACCGGCGCGTTCGCGGCGCTGGTAGAGACGCGCCTGCGCAAGCCGGCCTACGAAGACTTCCTGAAACTGCGCGACGACGCGCAGACGCTGAAGGGCTGGTACCGCAACCGCGTCACCCGCGTGGTGCTGACCTTCATGCTGACCAACCTCGGCAGCATGCTCGGCCTGTGGCTGACCGGGTTCCAGGTATGGGGCAAGGTCGCCGCGCAGTAA